The Candidatus Polarisedimenticolia bacterium sequence ACCGGAATCCCCAGCGTCCTCAATACTTCCTTCAACATCCACGAAGAGCCGATCGTCTGCTCCCCCTCCGACGCCGTCCAGACTTTCCTGGCGGGGGATTTGGACGCTTTGGCCCTGGAAGACCTGCTGGTCACCCGCTCGTAACTTCCGGGATGGTCCATCCTTTCGCGGGCGCGAGTCCCGTCGCCCCGACCTACCTTGAGTCGGCTGGTTCTGAGGTGGGTTACCGGCGGGCCTCGACGGCCCGCCGCGCGCCGGTTGAGCTGCGGCGTGCGATAACCGATGAGTCCTGCCTTGCCGAGACCGACCCGCACGCCGCCAGCTCTAACCGGCCAAGTAGCTCAACCTTCTTCCTCATACCTCTGCTTCAAGGCGGCGACTACTGCTGGGTCCGCCAAGGTCGTGGTGTCACCCAGGGCATGGCCTCCCGCGATGTCACGCAGCAGACGGCGCATGATCTTCCCGGATCTAGTCTTGGGGAGCTCGGCGCTGAAAAGTATCTGCTCGGGGCGGGCGATGGCGCCGATCTTCTTGACCACGTGCTCCTTCAGCTCCCCAACGAGGTTCGCATGCGATTTGGTCCCTTCCTTCAAGGTGACGAAGGCGGCGATCGCGGTCCCCTTGATGTCGTGATCCACTCCCACGACGGCAGCTTCCGCCACCGAGTGGTGATCCACCAGGGCCGATTCCACCTCCATCGTGCCGATCCGGTGCCCGGCCACATTCATGACGTCGTCGACCCGGCCCAGCAGCCAGAAGTAGCCGTCGGCGTCGCGCTTGGCGCCGTCGCCGGTGAAGTACATGCCGGGGAAGCGGCTCCAGTACTGCTGGCGGAAGCGCTTCGGGTCGCCGTAGATGCCGCGCAACATCGACGGCCAGGGACGCCGCAGGACCAGGTACCCGCCGCCGACCTTCACCTCCTCACCCCGCTCGTTGACCACCGCGGCGTCGATGCCGGGGAAGGCTAGCGTGGCGGAGCCCGGCTTCAACCGGGTCACTCCGGGCAGCGGGGTGATCAGGATCATTCCAGTTTCCGTCTGCCACCAGGTATCCACGACGGGACACCTTCCGCCTCCGATGAGCGCGTGGTACCAGATCCAGGCTTCGGGATTGATCGGCTCTCCGACCGTTCCCAGGAGCCGCAGCGAGGAGAGGTCGCTCGCCTTCGGGAAGCTGTCGCCCCACTTCATGAAGGCCCGGATGGCGGTCGGCGCCGTATAGAAGATGGTGACGCCATATTTCTCGACGATGCGCCAGAAGCGCCCCCGATCGGGCCAATCGGGGGAGCCTTCGTACATCACCACCGTGGCGCCGTTGGCGAGCGGCCCATAGACCACATACGAATGCCCCGTCACCCAGCCGATGTCGGCAGTGCACCAGTAGACATCCTCCTCGCGCAGATCGAAGACATGCTTCGTCGTGGCGTAGGCGCCGGTGAGGTAGCCGCCGGTGGTGTGCACGATCCCCTTGGGCTTCCCCGTGGTGCCGGAGGTATAGAGGATGTAAAGGAGGTGCTCCGAATCGACGTCGACGGCGGGGCAGTCGGCGGAGGCCTCCTCCATCAGGACGTGCCACCAGTGATCGCGCCCTTCCTTGAAGTGGACCTGGAAGTCGCCGCGATTGACCATGATGACGTGCTTGATGGTGGGACACCCCGCGACCGCCTCGTCGGCATACTGTTTCAGCGGCACCTGGCTGCCGCGCCGGTAGCCACCGTCGGCCGTCACCAGGACTTTGGCCCCCGCGTCGTTGATCCGATCGCGCAGCGATTCGGCCGAGAAGCCGCCGAACACGACGGTGTGCGGCGCGCCGATCCGGGCGCAGGCCAGCATGGCGATCGGCAGCTCCGGGATCAGGGGAAGGTAGAGCGCGACGCGGTCGCCGGTCTTCACGCCGAGCTTCTTGAGCACGTTGGCGAACTGGCAGACTTCCCGATGCAGGTCCTTGTAGGTGTAAGTGCGGCGATCGCCCGGCTCGCCCTCCCAGATGAGCGCGGCCTTGTTCCGGCGCGCGCCTTTGAGGTGCCGGTCGAGACAGTTGACGCTGGCATTGAGCCGGCCGCCGACGAACCACTTCGCGTCGGGGGCCTTCCATTCGAGCACCTTCCGCCAGCGCTTCTCCCACTGCAGCTCGGAGGCGAGATCGGCCCAGAACTGCTCGGGGTTGCGCTGCGCCCGCTTGTAGAGCGAGTCGTCCTTGACGGCGGCGAGCTTGCGAAACTCGGCGGAGGGGGCGAAAGTCCGTTTCTCTTTCAGGAGGTCGTCGAGAGCCGTGTCGATTTTCTTCTTCGGCGGCATGGAATCTCCGTCATCGGGCGAGAGATTGGGCAGAATAGCCCGCCCCCCGCCGGCGGGTCAAGGATGAGCGGCGCGGATCTCAGCGGTGCGGCAGCTCATTTCCGGAACGTGATCCGGGAGGCGCGAAACAGGGCGGCAATCGTCTTGGCGTCGGTGATGTCGCCACCGGCGGCGCGCTCGAGCGCGTCGGAGAATCTCATCCGCTCCAGCGTGATCACCTCATCGTGATCCCTGTCGGCTTTGCCCGGGGTCAGGTCGAAGGCCGCGAACAGGTGGATCTTCTCGGTCGTGAATCCCGGCGTGGTCCAGATCCAGCCGAGGGGCTCGAGGCGTCCGGCGCGGAAGCCGGTCTCCTCCTCGATCTCCCGCAGCGCGCAGGCTTCGGGAGACTCCCCCTTGTCGAGCGTGCCGGCCGGGACTTCCAGCAGCATGCCCCCGGCGCAGTGGCGGTGCTGGCGGATGATGAGAATCTCGTCGTCCCCCGCGAACGGTACGATGGCAGACGCGCCGGGATGCTCGATCACTTCGAGCTCCGTCTGCGCGCCGTTGGGCAGCCGGACTTCTTCCAGATACAGCTTGATCTTGCGCCCCTCGTGGACCGAGCGGCGGCTCAATACCTCGCCCATGGCAGGCTCCTTGGATGAATCGTGGAGCGGCGGTCTCGCCGCTCTGGTCCAACGCCGCGCTCCAAGTCCAAGAAGCGCAGAGGACCTCGAAGCGGGAATCATAAGCCGCCGCGCAGCGGATCGTGGAATCCTGCTCCAGGATGTCCGCGCTCCGCGGTGGAAGAGGCGCTGTTGCGCCACGCCGGGCGGCCCCCTTAGGATACGTCGATGACCAAGCCGCCAGCGAACTCGACTCCCTTCAGCCAGCTCCTGGGAATGCGCTGCGTCTTCCGCGAGAAGGGGAAGGCCCGCTACGAGCTGGAAGTGGGACCGGAGCTCCTCAACAGGCGGGGCGTGGCGCACGGTGGTGTGGTCGCCTCGCTTCTCGACACCGCTTTAGGCGGCGCCGTCGTCTCCTCGCTGACGCCTGAAGAATGGACCGGAACGCTCGAGCTGTCGGTACAGTTCCGAGAGCCGGTCCGCCCGGGCCTCGTGATCGGAGAGGGGCGGGTGGCGCGCCGCGGCCGGTCGGTCGCCTTCGCGGAAGGGGAGATTCGCGACGCGTCGGGAAGGACGCTGGCCTCCGCCCACGGTGTCTGGACCATCTGGCCGAAAAAGCCCGAATGAGATCCCAGGCCCTACGCGACGTACTCCTACCATTCAATAAGAATCGATGATCGGCGCGAAGCTGGGTCCCTACGAGATCCTCGAGAAGATTGACCGGGGAGACGCCTTTGGTGCCGGGGAGGATCGACGTCCTGGATCTGAAAACCGGTGGGATCAAGCCGTTCACTGAGTTCTCGGCCAGGGACGCTACCGGAATCCTCGATTACGGCCCTTGCGAAATTACCCCCGACGGCCAGACCCTGGGCTACAGCTTCCGCCAGATGATCTCCACCCTTTACCTGGTCACCACTGCAACCGAAGGGAAGTAGTGGCAGGTAGAGTCAGGGAAGCAATGTCTTGCGCATCACGACGGCGGAGGCGCAGCAGACGCCCCTGAACTCGTCGGAGGCCTTCACCGTTTCGGGCACGGCGTCCCGGGTAATCGTCTCGAAGCCGAATTTGGGAAAGAAGCGCTGCGCCGTGGTGGTGAGCAGGTAGACCGCACCGGCACCCCCCTCCCGGGCGAGGCGCAGCGCCGCCTCGGTCAGCTCCCGGCCGATGCCGCTGCCCTGCTTGCCAGGCTCGACCGCGACGGATCGCAGCAGGGCGCCGTCCGGGTAAAACTCGACCGCCGCCGTGCCGATCAGCCGCGAGTCTTCACGGGCGACGAGCGTCGTCGCAAGGCGCTCGCCGGCCCCTTCCGCCGGCAATGCGACGCATTGAAGAAGTCGCTGGATGCCGGGGAGATCGCGCGAAGAGGCGGCCTCAATCCTCATGGCTCCTCCCTGGGACGGCCCGGGGCGCAGCAGGCTCTGTCGGTCGCTTCATGAGAAGGGCCCTTGACAGCCAGAAGCAGTGATCGGTATAGAAGTCTCTCAAAGTGACTCGAGGCGCGCTCGAGAATATCTCGCGAGATCCCGCGTCCGGAGGCTCTCCAACGAACCGTTCCGACACTCTACGAACCCGACGGTTCCCGATTCCGGCTTTTCTGGCAGCCGCGGGAGTTCTGCTCGCTTATCGATTGCGATTCGTGCAGGACGATGCCTTCATCTCCTTTCGCTACGCCCGGAACCTGGCGAACGGAAACGGGCTCGTCTTCAACACCGGCGAGCGGATCGAAGGGTACACGAATTTCCTGTGGACGCTTCTGATGGCCATTCCGCACCTGCTGCACATCGACGCGGTCTTCTTCGCCCAGGCGACAGGGCTGGCTTGTTTCGCCGGCACGCTGCTCATGACCCATCGCCTGGCGGGGAGAGTCCTCGGCAGTGAATCCGATTCGCTCCTGGTGGTTCTTCTGTTGGCGTCGAACTACAGCTTTCTGTGCTACGCCACGGGAGGACTCGAGACTCAGCTGCAGACCTTGCTCCTCGTCGTCGTGGCCTATCTCGGGCTTGCGGATCGCCCCCTGTCCCGCGCAAGGGATGTCCTGTGTCTGTCATGGGCCTGCACCCTCGCCTTGATGACACGGCTCGACTCTTTGATTGCCCTGGTTCCGCCGATGTGGCTCGCCACGGTCCGCAGCCTTCGTACGCGCCGGAAACTCGGCTCCGGGAGCATGATACGGCCGCTCGGGTGGTCCCTTCCAGCCCTGATGAGTCTTCTCGTGTGGCTGGGCTGGAAGATGTCCTACTACGGAGAGATTCTTCCCAATACGGTGCATGTGAAAGGTGCCGAAACCGCCGTAATGAAGATGGGGCTGCAATATGGCTACATTTTCGTTCGATCCTATTTGATGGTTCCGGCATTGCTGCTGAGCGCGGTTCAGGCCCGCAACGCCCTCCGCAGTCCCGGTATCCGGGTGCTGGGAGCGAGCCTCGCGGCCTGGGCGGCCTACGTTATCTCCGTCGGCGGCGATTTCATGGAATTCAGGATTCTCGTGCCCGTTCTCCCGTTCTTCTTCATCGTGCTCCTCGCCGGTCTGCCGCGGAGCATGGCCGTCAGGTCCACCGTGGTGGCCTCTTTGGTCCTAGGCTCGCTGTACCATGCCTCGACTTTTCGTGGCGCGGGAGCGATCGAGCCGATGCGAAACCTCCAGGCTCACGTTCTCGGCGAAGACGACAACTGGCGCCAGATAGGGCTCGACCTCCAAAGGCTCTTCGCAACGACGCATCCGGCTCCTCTCATCGCGACAACGGCCGTTGGCGCTATTCCTTATTACTCCCGCCTGCCGACCGTCGACATGCTTGGGCTGACGGATCGCGAAGTGGCGCTTCACGGTCTTCCGGCGGATCTCAAGCCCGGACACCGCAAGCTTGCGACGACCGCCTATCTCCTCTCGCGGGGGGTCAATTTCGTTCTCGGACACCCCGAAGTACGCACCGATGCTCGAAGCGCATGCGACGCGTACCTTGCGAATGACTTGACGATGTTCAGGCTGAAGGATTCGACCCGGGAGAGGCTGCCTGCGGACGCCAACGTCGTCGATCTCCCCCTGGATCGTCATCGTGTCTTGAGGGTGCTCTACCTGATTCGGAATCCTCAGCTTGATGAACTCGTTGCGCGGGTGGCGCTGAGAGTCTGTCCGATCGGAGCCACGCCGTCGCTGGCTGGCAGAAATGTCCCCTCGTGATATTCGCAGCTTGGCCGGTTGGGATGATGCGGAAGGAGCGGCTTCCCGCGAGGTGGCGAACGGAGCCTAGGAGGGAGACGAGCGCGCTTCAGGTAGGCGGGAGGGTGGTCTTCAGGACCCGAATCTTGTCGCCGTAGAAGACGAAGAGGTCGCTTCCATCGGTGCCGCGGCCTTCGGGGCCGCCGGTGACGCGGAAGGCGGTGTTGGCCGAGTGATCGTCGGCCACGATTCGCAACAGCTCGAACCGGGAGGTCGCGGGGTAGAGCTCGAACATGCGCACCACCCCGGTGCTGTGATGCTCGGTGCCTCGGAAATCGATGATCAGGCTGTCGTCGGTGAACAGCGCCTCCAACTCCTTCATCTTGCGCTCACTGAACAGCGAGTAGTAGAGCTTTACGCGTTCTTCATGCGCCATGCAGCGCTCCTCGCCAGGCCGGCAGGGGGATCGCGGGAAGGGAAATCATGGCGGAGAGAGTGGGATTCGAACCCACGGTGAGGTTTCCCCCACACACGCTTTCCAAGCGTGCACCTTCAGCCACTCGGTCATCTCTCCGTTTGGGGCTGCGTCGTCCCGGACTCTCCAGGAGGCCGAGGATCTTATTGCAGCGATAAGGGTCGGTCAAACGGCCCGGACAGGCCCGTACGCCGCTCCTACTTCTTCCCCGTCTTGCTCTGCGCCGGCGGGAACATCAGCCGGCGCACGTCGCGCGGCGGGATCGTCCCGAAGCCGAGCAGCCGCTCGTTGAACGACTTGAGCGAGAACTTGTCACCTTCCGCCGCCTTCTCGTCGGCGAGGATGTCCCACAGCTCGGTGAATCCCACGAAGTAGGTCGACAGCTGCGTCGCGGTGATCTTGGCCCGGCGCAGTTTTCCCTTCGCCTCCGCCTCCTCCTGGAAGCCGTAGCGGGTCAGCATATCCATCGCCCACTTGTCGGTCTCCTCCTCCGACATCCCGGCGATGTGCATCTTGGAATCCAGAATGGCGTTCATGGGCACCCGGAGATCGAATTTCTTGTGGACCAGGTAGTTGGCGGGATCCCCCTCGGCGAAGCCGGAGGTGAACATCTCCTCCTCCGCCATGACCGCCCAGCCTTCGGCGAAAGTCCCCGAGGCGAACACCTTCTTGTAGATGGTGGCCAGCGGCGATTTCAGAGCGTACCACGATTGCACGTAGTGCCCCGGGAACGCCTCGTGGATGATGAGGCTCTGCAGGCCGTAGTCGTTGTACTCCTTGAGATAGCTTTCCGCGACCTCGGCGTCCTTCTCGGGGCTGCCCCCTTTGGGGATCGAGGAGACCCAGAACGATTTCTTCAGCTGCGGCTCGAAGGCGGGCGGCGGATTGAAGAAGGCGACCGCGACGCCGTCCATGAAGGCGGGAGTCGGCTCGATGACGAAGTAGTCATCCTCCGGGGGCAGGCCGATGATGCCGCTCTTGCGGATGTATCCCTTGATCTTGGGGATCCACTTGTCCTTGACGTCGCCGAACAGGGCCTCCGGCTTCGAATGATCCTGGCTGAGCTTCGCGAGCGTCTCCTTCACCACGACGTTGATCAGGTCGTCTCCCGTCTCGGCGTGCTTGTGATCCGGGAAGAACTTGTCGTGCAGCGGCCGAGCCACCTTGAGCATCTCGTCGCGGTCGCTCTTGAGCTTCGCCTCGGCGCGGCTGAGGATCTCCTCGGGTGACAGATCGGATGCCAGTGTCGCCTTGAGCTTTTTCGTCCAGAGATCGCGCCCGAGCCGCCAGTCTCCCTTCGAGCGCGGCAGCAGATCGCTTTCCAACCAGCCCTGATAGGCCTTCAGCGCCGCGATCACCTTGGTCCGCTCAGCGTCGACCGCCGCCTGCTGTCCCGGCACCTTCGCGGCCAAGGGCGGCAGCACGTTCTCGAAGAAATCGAGGTTGCCCGGGTTGAGGACGATGCAGAACTTCGTCTGCACCTCGGAGGGGTTCTGGAGGTTTTTCTTCGCCTGCTCCAGGAGGCCGGGAATCCGCTTCATGCGCGAGACGATCGATTCGACGCGGGCCGGAAAGTCCTTCGAGTCGGTCGGGGTTTGCGTGACGAAGAGGGTGCTGTTTCCCAGGATGTCGTTGTAGAAGAGCGGGTCCTTGAGAAACGGCTTCAGCTCGGTGAGCGTCAGCAGCGTCGCCTCGGCATCCTGAAGGAGCAGTCCGCGATCCACCTGCGCGCTGACCGACAGCTTGGCACGGTCGATGGCGGATATCTCCTTGCGGAAGGCGGTGAAGGTCGACGTCATCTTGGTGACCGACGCCTCGCTGAAATCCTCCAGCAGCCCGTCGTACTTGTGGTAGCCGTTGATCGATGCCAGGGTCGGGAACAGGTGCAGCGACTCGTCCAGGTAGCGCTCCGCAACGGTGTAGAACTTCTTGTCGTAATCGGCGGCGGGCGCCGCCGCGGCTCCGATCGAATGAATCAAGATGAGCGCTCCCAAGGCCAGGGTGCCGGCCCAAAGCATGGACTTGGCGGTCGAAGAAGATTGGAACAAGGACACACCTCATGGGATTCATGCATGTCGGTTTGGGCGGTCCGGACAGATGGGGCGGCCCGAGCCAAGCAAATAAGCTACCACGCCTGGGCCATGGTTTGCAGAATCGAAGGGGGATGGGGGAAGAAGGTGGCGGAGAGGGTGGGATTCGAACCCACGTGGCGCGGGTTAGGCGCCAACCCGCTTTCGAGGCGGGCCCGTTACAGCCACTTCGGTACCTCTCCGCATGAGGCACGCGACGAGAAGCGCATCGGCGATTTTCGAGCGCCCATGATAACACGGCGCCGCGCCAGGATGCTCCGCCTCAGCGCAGACCTTTGTTGCGCACCAGCGCGGTCGCGCAGCCGATGAAGTCGATGCTGTCCGCCTTCCCGGAAACGCAGATCGTGGCGGTCGTGTTGTCGGGGATCGCGGCGAGACGCGCCGCCAAGTCCTGCCGATCGCCATCGAGCGTGGCGCAGCTTCCATCGCTGGGAACGTCGAACTTGAACGTGGCGCCCTTGGGCGAATTCTGCCGCGCGGCGGCATCCTCGACGATGCCGCGCTCGTAGAGCGAGCCCAGCACCGGGTCGGGGCAGGGGAGCGTGGTGGGATCGGGCAGGGCGGCGCCCTGGCCGGCGTCGGCCCTCGAGATATAAACCGTGCCGATTTGCGTGCCCGGAACCGGAGCGGAGCCACATCGATCCGTCAGCTTGCACTCGATGTTGAAGGTCGACCCCTGCGCGTTGAGGTTCAAGGTGGAGGGGTTGAGGATGCAATCGGCCTGGATTCTTCCCTGGTCCACGACCCCGTCGCAGTCGTCGTCGATGCCGTTGCAGACATCCTCGGGCGCCGGGGTTCCTGGCACGCAGTCCTGCGGATTGCCGTCGATGCAGAGGTCCACCGTCACCTGGCAGGCTCCCTCCCCGCAGGTTGTCTGTCCTTCATCGATCTCCCCGTCGCAATCGTCGTCCAG is a genomic window containing:
- the acs gene encoding acetate--CoA ligase; the encoded protein is MPPKKKIDTALDDLLKEKRTFAPSAEFRKLAAVKDDSLYKRAQRNPEQFWADLASELQWEKRWRKVLEWKAPDAKWFVGGRLNASVNCLDRHLKGARRNKAALIWEGEPGDRRTYTYKDLHREVCQFANVLKKLGVKTGDRVALYLPLIPELPIAMLACARIGAPHTVVFGGFSAESLRDRINDAGAKVLVTADGGYRRGSQVPLKQYADEAVAGCPTIKHVIMVNRGDFQVHFKEGRDHWWHVLMEEASADCPAVDVDSEHLLYILYTSGTTGKPKGIVHTTGGYLTGAYATTKHVFDLREEDVYWCTADIGWVTGHSYVVYGPLANGATVVMYEGSPDWPDRGRFWRIVEKYGVTIFYTAPTAIRAFMKWGDSFPKASDLSSLRLLGTVGEPINPEAWIWYHALIGGGRCPVVDTWWQTETGMILITPLPGVTRLKPGSATLAFPGIDAAVVNERGEEVKVGGGYLVLRRPWPSMLRGIYGDPKRFRQQYWSRFPGMYFTGDGAKRDADGYFWLLGRVDDVMNVAGHRIGTMEVESALVDHHSVAEAAVVGVDHDIKGTAIAAFVTLKEGTKSHANLVGELKEHVVKKIGAIARPEQILFSAELPKTRSGKIMRRLLRDIAGGHALGDTTTLADPAVVAALKQRYEEEG
- a CDS encoding NUDIX hydrolase encodes the protein MGEVLSRRSVHEGRKIKLYLEEVRLPNGAQTELEVIEHPGASAIVPFAGDDEILIIRQHRHCAGGMLLEVPAGTLDKGESPEACALREIEEETGFRAGRLEPLGWIWTTPGFTTEKIHLFAAFDLTPGKADRDHDEVITLERMRFSDALERAAGGDITDAKTIAALFRASRITFRK
- a CDS encoding PaaI family thioesterase, which translates into the protein MTKPPANSTPFSQLLGMRCVFREKGKARYELEVGPELLNRRGVAHGGVVASLLDTALGGAVVSSLTPEEWTGTLELSVQFREPVRPGLVIGEGRVARRGRSVAFAEGEIRDASGRTLASAHGVWTIWPKKPE
- the arsN2 gene encoding arsenic resistance N-acetyltransferase ArsN2, encoding MRIEAASSRDLPGIQRLLQCVALPAEGAGERLATTLVAREDSRLIGTAAVEFYPDGALLRSVAVEPGKQGSGIGRELTEAALRLAREGGAGAVYLLTTTAQRFFPKFGFETITRDAVPETVKASDEFRGVCCASAVVMRKTLLP
- a CDS encoding nuclear transport factor 2 family protein; this translates as MAHEERVKLYYSLFSERKMKELEALFTDDSLIIDFRGTEHHSTGVVRMFELYPATSRFELLRIVADDHSANTAFRVTGGPEGRGTDGSDLFVFYGDKIRVLKTTLPPT
- a CDS encoding DUF885 domain-containing protein, which encodes MIHSIGAAAAPAADYDKKFYTVAERYLDESLHLFPTLASINGYHKYDGLLEDFSEASVTKMTSTFTAFRKEISAIDRAKLSVSAQVDRGLLLQDAEATLLTLTELKPFLKDPLFYNDILGNSTLFVTQTPTDSKDFPARVESIVSRMKRIPGLLEQAKKNLQNPSEVQTKFCIVLNPGNLDFFENVLPPLAAKVPGQQAAVDAERTKVIAALKAYQGWLESDLLPRSKGDWRLGRDLWTKKLKATLASDLSPEEILSRAEAKLKSDRDEMLKVARPLHDKFFPDHKHAETGDDLINVVVKETLAKLSQDHSKPEALFGDVKDKWIPKIKGYIRKSGIIGLPPEDDYFVIEPTPAFMDGVAVAFFNPPPAFEPQLKKSFWVSSIPKGGSPEKDAEVAESYLKEYNDYGLQSLIIHEAFPGHYVQSWYALKSPLATIYKKVFASGTFAEGWAVMAEEEMFTSGFAEGDPANYLVHKKFDLRVPMNAILDSKMHIAGMSEEETDKWAMDMLTRYGFQEEAEAKGKLRRAKITATQLSTYFVGFTELWDILADEKAAEGDKFSLKSFNERLLGFGTIPPRDVRRLMFPPAQSKTGKK